The sequence TCAGATCAAGAATGAAGGTCACCGTCTTCACCGGCTGACCTTTCCAGGCAAGAGGCAAGTCGCGACTTTCGGCAAGAAGTTTCTCCATTTCGGAAAATCCGATACATCTGCTTCCGTCGCTCATCGCCTCAGCCGGCCGGGTGACGCAGCCCGTCGCCACAACCACCGCGGATGGCGACAGGGTTCTTTCCGTACCGTCGCTCATGTTTACGATCGCCTGAAAGCGGCCCAGCTGACCGTCGAGGCGTTTCAATTTCGCCCCTTTCAGGATGGTGATGTTCCCCTCACCTTCCAGAGCCGAGATCAAGTCTCCCATCCATTTCCGGCCGTCGGCAGGCCGGTCGTAAAAGAAGTGCAAAGCTCCGGCGCCGCCGCCCAGCGTTTCCCCCTTCTCTGCAATAACGACCTGCACCCCTTCCCGGGCCAGTTCCCCGGCAACGGTCATGCCCACGATTCCCCCGCCCATGATAAGCACTTCCGGTTTCAGGTTGATGGGCGCCGGAGCAGTGGTTTTGCTTTCGTAAACCGTCTGATACATTGATTACCTGCCTTGGAAAAAATTGTGAACGGAGGCGGCCGTCGATTTTGCATGCGTTATCGACCGGTCAATGTCTTTGGGTCCAGTGCAGGCGCCGGTAACGAAAATTCCTTTCCCGGGCGCCGGGCCGGCCAGAAAACCTTCCTCGTTCAGACCAAGACCGAGAAGGTTCGCCAGGGGTTTCGCCTCTTTGTTCAGGACCATCCCGACGGAAAGCACCACCATGTCGAAGGGTTCCTCCACGACCTCGCCCCGCTCCGTGTCCGCCAATCGAACCCGGAGATCCTCTGTAACCGGAGAATGATAAACCCTGGAGGGAAGGGATCGGATAAAACGAATCCCTTTATCCTCCCGACAAGCATTCAGAAAATCATGAAAGGATGCACCGGCCGGTTGGATGTCCATATACAGGAATGTGGCGTTGACCTCGGGATATTTATGCCTGATTGCCCGGATGAGACGGAGGGCATAGGCGCAGCAGACCTGAGAACAGTACCGATTCCCTATCGACTCGTCACGGCTTCCCACACATTGGATAAATGCGATATTTTGCGGCACTTTGCCGTCGGAAGGACGGCAGATCTTCCCCTGAAAACGAAGCATTTCTTCCAGGTCACGCGCCGTAACGACATTCTTGATAACGCCGTATCCGTATTCTCCCTTTCCGGAAGCATCGAAGGGGTCGATCCCGGCGGCGACGACAATGGCTGACGCTGCAAGTTCCGACACCTTTCCGGCCTTCGTGAGGGAAATCTTATAGTTCCCCGGACCTCCCGCCACACCGGTAATCTCGGTGCCGGTTAATTGGGAAATTTGCGATTGCTCGTTTATTTCTTTCAGCTTCTTGTCTGCAACACAGGCGAAGCACTTGTTACATGCCTCCGATGCCTTGCAGCAGAAGCGGGCGGCAAGCCCGCCCAGGGACGCCTCTTTTTCTATGAGCGTCACCGACACTCCGAGACGATTAAGTTCCAACGCGCATACGATACCGGAGATACCACCACCGATAATGAGTACCGAATGATTATTGCCATCAGTCATTTTAGATGTTGTCTCCCTCGCCCTCTAAAAAAATAAGGGATGCGGCTTTACAGTTACAGCCGGGAATCAGAGTAATAAAGATATTACCTCTTTAATATTACCCAGTTAGATCAAAGCCTGCTTCTTGTCGGCGAGACTATATGAAAACGGTGCTTGTATGTCAAGATAATTATCTCTAAATTATCTCTAAAAATAACTTCAATTTTGCCTTGACAAGCGCTTAAGCTTTATTGTAGCAACTCAGCCAGTGTGTCCTCGTGGACATGTTTTCGTCCCGCAGGCATTACGGCAAACATGACTATTGCTCCCTGCTCTTGGGGGAGGCAGTATAAAAACGCAATCCATCCACCCCAATGAGGAATCCG comes from Syntrophobacterales bacterium and encodes:
- a CDS encoding FAD-dependent oxidoreductase, with protein sequence MTDGNNHSVLIIGGGISGIVCALELNRLGVSVTLIEKEASLGGLAARFCCKASEACNKCFACVADKKLKEINEQSQISQLTGTEITGVAGGPGNYKISLTKAGKVSELAASAIVVAAGIDPFDASGKGEYGYGVIKNVVTARDLEEMLRFQGKICRPSDGKVPQNIAFIQCVGSRDESIGNRYCSQVCCAYALRLIRAIRHKYPEVNATFLYMDIQPAGASFHDFLNACREDKGIRFIRSLPSRVYHSPVTEDLRVRLADTERGEVVEEPFDMVVLSVGMVLNKEAKPLANLLGLGLNEEGFLAGPAPGKGIFVTGACTGPKDIDRSITHAKSTAASVHNFFQGR